From Erigeron canadensis isolate Cc75 chromosome 8, C_canadensis_v1, whole genome shotgun sequence, one genomic window encodes:
- the LOC122610588 gene encoding protein WEAK CHLOROPLAST MOVEMENT UNDER BLUE LIGHT 1-like, whose protein sequence is MDEEKTQQKSLTNNAEGLKLVINEKLDPPQVVVKEMESSNDKKTTGTSVNEQTTSNAVVTKQEASADPRPLGSPTDDWLKPSPKSLIHNSEENKSNDQLLETQDGREEDGRMGQRYVQEDDGAGEGHIQEDGPMNQDRAQKDGSNVQEYDLVDPNHGQNHVQEYVPLGQGHVQENDNAKRDDSMDQEHVKEGDSQDHAIKDGLAGQKHIQKDDSKSEDHVKKDGFNGQEHAEKDDDLAQGQVEEDNRFDKGVVQEVGSSEHHVQDDGLTGKEHVHTGQIHVQEDGPTGQEYIQQDSLIGQNHTEQDNPMSQDHSREDGPSIQDHVQKDGHVGQDLNKKDGPMDPDHVQKDGHTDHAQKVGHTGPDNVQKDGLIGQVHAQEDLHTNRALQNGPTNQESPSGLTNGQSDNHEVKSSNWKLVKAATDKSSYRIGDIDTTAPFESVKAAVSMFGGIVDWKAHKIKTEERRKYITQELRKANEEIPLLKKKAQAAEESKDQVLKELDNTKRLLEELKLNLERAETEECQAKQDAELAKLRVEEMEQGIEDDVSVAAKTQLEVAQARHQGAVLEIKKVKEELENLQRDYKLLLTEKDLAIKNAKEAVSSSKDIEKTVENLTIKLITTKEELESAHASHLEAEEYRLGVLMAQEQDELNWDKELKESEEEFEKINKQIIEAESLKSKLDTATVTLRGLKVELATYMEENHKDTQAAVDAAKKDLEEVNKNIIIVTGEVKNLQVTATSLNAELEKEKEQLISIKKREDMAAMASESVEADLKRTISEVESIQTKEKEAREKSLELPKQLQKAAEEADHAKLRAQKAHEELEKAKEAANQAKIEENAMLSKLNAALKEIDSTRASERLALGAISALHESESARSNFSEPESSVTLSLEEYYDLSRKAKEAEDQANSRVSEAICQIDLAKESELKAINKLEQVNSDLASKKEQLLLTMEKAEKAKEEKNAAEQELKTWRSKHEQKRKTKEGGGHKSGKEDKASDSYRSDMKTESNNNGIGTSKSRKKKKRSFFPRFLMFFTRKKHSSKNNNT, encoded by the exons ATGGATGAAGAAAAAACTCAACAAAAAAGTTTGACTAATAATGCTGAAGGATTGAAGCTGGTCATAAATGAAAAACTAGATCCGCCTCAAGTCGTGGTTAAGGAAATGGAGAGTAGTAATGATAAGAAAACAACTGGTACTTCGGTAAACGAACAAACTACATCAAATGCGGTTGTTACGAAACAAGAAGCATCAGCGGATCCAAGACCCTTGGGTTCTCCAACAGATGATTGGTTAAAACCTTCTCCGAAATCTCTTATCCATAATTCAGAAGAAAACAAATCCAATGATCAATTGCTTGAAACACAAGATGGTCGTGAAGAAGATGGTCGTATGGGTCAACGCTATGTTCAAGAAGATGATGGTGCTGGTGAAGGTCATATTCAAGAAGACGGTCCTATGAATCAAGACCGTGCTCAAAAAGATGGTTCTAATGTTCAAGAGTATGATCTCGTGGATCCAAACCATGGTCAAAACCATGTTCAAGAATATGTTCCTTTGGGTCAAGGTCATGTTCAGGAAAATGACAATGCTAAAAGAGATGATTCTATGGATCAAGAGCATGTTAAGGAAGGTGATTCTCAAGACCACGCTATAAAAGATGGTCTTGCAGGACAAAAGCATATTCAAAAAGATGATAGTAAGAGCGAAGACCATGTTAAAAAAGATGGTTTTAACGGTCAAGAACATGCTGAAAAAGATGATGATTTGGCTCAAGGTCAAGTAGAAGAAGATAACCGCTTCGATAAAGGTGTTGTTCAAGAAGTTGGTTCTAGTGAGCACCATGTTCAAGATGATGGCCTTACAGGTAAAGAACACGTTCATACGGGCCAAATTCATGTTCAAGAAGATGGTCCCACGGGTCAAGAGTATATTCAACAAGATAGCCTCATCGGTCAAAACCATACGGAACAAGATAATCCTATGAGTCAAGACCATAGTCGAGAAGATGGTCCCTCAATTCAAGATCATGTTCAAAAAGATGGTCATGTGGGTCAAGACCTTAATAAAAAAGATGGTCCAATGGATCCAGACCATGTTCAAAAAGATGGGCATACAGACCATGCTCAAAAAGTTGGGCATACGGGTCCAGACAATGTTCAAAAGGACGGCCTTATAGGTCAAGTCCATGCTCAAGAAGATCTTCATACAAATCGTGCTCTACAAAATGGTCCTACGAATCAAGAATCACCTTCTGGACTTACAAATGGTCAATCAGACAATCATGAAGTGAAATCCAGTAATTGGAAGTTGGTGAAAGCTGCTACGGACAAATCAAGCTATAGAATAGGAGATATAGATACCACTGCACCGTTTGAATCTGTTAAAGCAGCTGTTTCCATGTTTGGTGGCATTGTTGATTGGAAAGCCCACAAGATTAAAACAGAAGAG AGGCGCAAGTATATAACGCAAGAACTTAGAAAAGCTAATGAAGAGATCCCATTGCTAAAGAAAAAGGCACAGGCTGCAGAAGAATCCAAAGATCAGGTGTTAAAAGAGTTAGACAACACCAAAAGACTCCTAGAAGAATTGAAGTTAAATTTAGAGAGAGCAGAAACAGAAGAATGTCAAGCAAAACAAGATGCTGAGCTTGCAAAACTAAGAGTTGAAGAAATGGAGCAAGGTATAGAAGATGATGTTAGTGTAGCTGCCAAAACACAATTAGAAGTTGCACAGGCTCGTCATCAAGGAGCAGTTTTGGAAATAAAAAAGGTTAAAGAAGAACTTGAAAATCTCCAAAGAGATTACAAATTATTACTAACAGAAAAAGATTTAGCTATAAAGAATGCTAAAGAGGCTGTTTCCAGTTCAAAAGATATTGAGAAAACAGTTGAAAATTTAACTATCAAGCTGATAACAACTAAAGAAGAATTAGAATCGGCCCATGCTTCTCATTTGGAAGCAGAGGAATATAGACTCGGAGTACTTATGGCACAAGAACAAGATGAACTGAATTGGGACAAAGAGTTGAAAGAATCAgaagaagaatttgaaaaaattaacaaacaaaTTATTGAAGCCGAAAGTTTAAAGTCAAAGCTTGACACTGCTACGGTAACACTTCGAGGTTTAAAAGTTGAATTAGCAACTTATATGGAAGAAAATCATAAAGATACACAAGCAGCAGTTGATGCAGCAAAGAAGGACCTTGAAGAAGTGAACAAAAACATCATAATCGTAACTGGTGAAGTCAAAAACTTGCAAGTAACCGCAACTTCATTAAATGCAGAGCTggaaaaagagaaagaacaaCTCATTTCTATTAAGAAAAGGGAAGATATGGCAGCGATGGCAAGCGAGTCAGTTGAAGCTGACTTAAAGCGAACAATTTCAGAAGTTGAATCTATACAAACAAAAGAGAAAGAAGCACGGGAAAAAAGCTTGGAACTTCCAAAACAACTTCAAAAGGCAGCCGAGGAGGCTGATCACGCTAAATTACGTGCCCAAAAAGCTCACGAGGAACtagaaaaagcaaaagaagcAGCAAACCAAGCAAAAATTGAAGAAAACGCTATGCTTAGTAAACTAAATGCTGCTTTGAAGGAGATAGATTCAACACGAGCATCAGAAAGATTGGCTTTAGGAGCAATAAGTGCTCTTCATGAAAGTGAGTCTGCTAGAAGCAATTTCAGCGAGCCAGAATCAAGTGTTACACTTTCTTTAGAGGAGTACTATGATTTAAGCCGAAAAGCTAAGGAAGCTGAGGATCAAGCTAATAGTCGAGTATCTGAAGCTATTTGCCAAATAGATTTAGCAAAAGAATCTGAATTGAAAGCTATAAACAAGTTGGAACAAGTTAATTCTGATTTAGCTTCAAAAAAGGAACAACTTTTACTCACAATGGAGAAAGCAGagaaagcaaaagaagaaaagaatgcAGCCGAGCAGGAGCTTAAAACGTGGAGATCTAAACACGAGCAAAAACGGAAAACCAAGGAAGGTGGTGGGCATAAAagtggtaaagaagacaaagctTCCGATAGTTATAGGTCCGACATGAAGACTGAAAGCAATAACAATGGGATTGGAACTTCAAAGTCTCGAAAGAAAAAGAAGCGATCATTTTTCCCAAGATTTCTCATGTTTTTCACGAGGAAGAAGCATTCAAGCAAGAATAATAATACATGA